In the Oryzias latipes chromosome 9, ASM223467v1 genome, one interval contains:
- the ppil2 gene encoding peptidyl-prolyl cis-trans isomerase-like 2 translates to MGKRQHQKDKMYITCTEYTNFYGGKRSEIPQANFRRLPFDHCSLSLQPFEYPVCTEDGVVFDLLSIVPWIKKYGTNPISGEKLEAKSLIKLNFAKNSDGKYHCPVLYNVFTNNSHIVTNKVTGNVFSHEAVEQLNIKTKSFKDLLTDEPFTRKDIITLQDPTNLDKFNVSNFFHVKNNLKVLDPDEEKAKQDPAYHLNSTNLETRETLAELYKEYKGDQLLASTMKEPEAKKTDKLNAAHYSTGRVSASFTSTAMTPSTIHEADAIADDAVRYQYVKKKGYVRLHTNLGDLNLELHCDKVPKAGENFIRLCKKGYYDGTAFHRSIRNFMIQGGDPTGTGTGGESFWGKPFKDEFRPNLSHAGRGVLSMANSGPNTNKSQFFITFRSCPHLDRKHTIFGRIVGGFETLTAMENVACDPKTDKPKTDIQLLSATVFVDPYEEADAQIAAEREKETQKQQEEAQKADVNLKKAKEEQKPKAFKEGVGKYINPTPSKRSAPEDDVAPSTSGGGAKKPKGKSGFGDFSSW, encoded by the exons AAATCCCTCAGGCAAATTTCCGGAGGCTTCCGTTTGACCACTGCAG CTTGTCGCTCCAGCCGTTTGAGTATCCTGTCTGCACCGAGGACGGAGTGGTGTTCGACCTGCT GAGCATCGTTCCATGGATTAAAAAGTATGGAACCAATCCCATCTCTGGAGAG AAACTGGAAGCCAAGTCTCTGATTAAACTCAACTTTGCGAAGAACAGTGATG GAAAGTATCACTGTCCGGTTCTCTACAACGTTTTCACAAACAACTCTCACATCGTGACCAACAAGGTGACGGGGAACGTGTTCTCCCATGAG GCTGTGGAGCAGCTAAACATCAAAACCAAGAGCTTTAAGGATCTCCTGACAGACGAGCCCTTCACCAGGAAGGACATCATAACCCTCCAG GATCCAACAAACCTGGATAAGTTCAACGTTTCCAACTTCTTCCatgtgaaaaacaatttaaaagttCTTGATCCAG ACGAGGAGAAGGCCAAGCAGGACCCAGCGTACCATCTGAACAGCACCAATCTGGAAACCAGGGAGACCTTAGCCGAGCTCTACAAGGAATACAAAGGAGATCAGCTGCTGGCCTCCACCATGAAGGAGCCGGAGGCCAAGAAAACGGACAAACTAAATGCT GCCCACTACTCAACAGGCCGAGTCTCCGCCTCCTTCACCTCCACAGCCATGACTCCTTCAACCATCCATGAAGCCG ACGCCATCGCCGATGATGCTGTGCGGTACCAGTACGTGAAGAAGAAAGGCTACGTCCGCCTGCACACCAACCTGGGAGACCTGAACCTGGAGCTGCACTGCGATAAG GTTCCCAAAGCTGGAGAGAATTTCATCCGTCTGTGCAAAAAGGGTTACTACGACGGGACCGCCTTTCACAGGTCCATCCGGAATTTCATG ATCCAGGGAGGAGACCCGACCGGCACCGGCACAG GTGGCGAATCCTTCTGGGGAAAACCCTTCAAGGACGAGTTCCGGCCCAACCTGTCCCACGCGGGCCGGGGGGTCCTCAGCATGGCCAACTCGGGTCCGAACACCAACAAGTCTCAGTT cttcATCACATTCCGGTCCTGCCCCCACCTGGACAGGAAGCACACCATATTTGGAAG AATCGTGGGTGGGTTCGAGACGCTCACGGCCATGGAGAACGTCGCCTGTGACCCTAAAACGGACAAACCAAAG ACGGACATCCAGCTCCTGAGTGCGACGGTGTTCGTGGATCCGTACGAAGAGGCTGATGCTCAG ATCGCAGCAGAGCGGGAAAAGGAGACGcagaagcagcaggaggaggcgcAGAAGGCTGATGTGAACCTGAAGAAGgccaaggaggagcagaaaccCAAGGCGTTCAAGGAAGGAGTGGGCAAATACATCAACCCCACCCCCTC AAAGCGTTCAGCTCCTGAGGACGACGTCGCGCCGTCCACAAGCGGAGGAGGAGCCAAGAAGCCCAAAGGGAAGAGTGGCTTTGGAGACTTCAGCTCCTGGTAG